Proteins encoded within one genomic window of Lysinibacillus sphaericus:
- a CDS encoding N-acetyltransferase, whose protein sequence is MKIYNATTADVTPVYELIKIYADKEIVLPRSLLSIYQQLQCLYVVKDNSKVVGVAGLHVLGQDLAEVRSLVVDPDYQQKGIGRMLVEHIIQESPKLGVERLISLTYQVKFFSKLGFQIVKRDDLPEKVWTDCVNCPKINNCDEVAMVKYLETAD, encoded by the coding sequence ATGAAAATATATAATGCTACAACAGCTGATGTTACACCTGTCTATGAACTAATCAAAATTTACGCAGATAAAGAGATTGTATTACCTCGTTCCTTATTATCAATTTATCAACAGTTACAGTGTTTGTATGTTGTTAAGGACAATTCTAAGGTTGTTGGGGTAGCAGGGCTACATGTCTTAGGGCAAGATTTAGCAGAGGTTCGTTCCTTAGTGGTAGATCCAGATTACCAACAAAAAGGAATCGGTCGAATGTTAGTGGAACATATCATTCAGGAGAGTCCCAAATTAGGGGTGGAAAGATTAATATCCTTAACATATCAAGTGAAGTTTTTTTCAAAACTGGGATTTCAAATTGTCAAAAGAGATGATTTGCCAGAAAAGGTTTGGACGGATTGCGTGAATTGCCCAAAAATTAATAATTGCGATGAAGTAGCGATGGTTAAATATTTGGAAACTGCAGACTAA
- the argJ gene encoding bifunctional glutamate N-acetyltransferase/amino-acid acetyltransferase ArgJ, translating to MQELGKKENDLQTMMPKGFYTCVKNLGIKDETLDFTVIMSSTVANAAAMFTQSKFCGAPIPIGKENVANGKLQCFVINSKNANVATGEEGIRNVQEIVNLVAQELAIAPENILPSSTGVIGHQLPMDKIKNGIINLKEQLVEGGLEKSAQAIMTTDTYPKCKICKVGNATLVGIAKGSGMIEPNMATMLSYFVTDAEIPAATLQTIFKEAVNHSFNMVSVDTDTSTSDTVAIMANGLAGKVDIKQFTEALNNMSIDLAKEIARDGEGATKLVEVTVNASSSFAQAKKVAKSIVNSPLVKTAIFGKDANWGRIAMAIGKCEDEVDLNPENISIYFGETLIYQGKPIDTVDLSVIQEYLENSEIQIKVSLGLGKEEATVWGCDLSYDYVKINGSYTT from the coding sequence ATGCAAGAACTAGGGAAAAAAGAAAATGATTTGCAAACAATGATGCCGAAAGGATTTTATACTTGTGTGAAGAACCTCGGTATTAAAGATGAAACGCTAGACTTCACGGTTATTATGTCATCTACTGTAGCAAACGCAGCTGCTATGTTTACCCAAAGTAAATTTTGTGGTGCACCTATCCCCATTGGTAAGGAAAATGTTGCAAACGGTAAATTACAATGTTTTGTCATTAACAGTAAAAATGCGAACGTCGCAACAGGGGAAGAAGGGATTCGCAATGTTCAAGAAATTGTCAACTTGGTCGCACAAGAGTTAGCAATTGCACCTGAAAATATTTTACCTTCTTCAACTGGTGTAATTGGGCATCAATTACCGATGGATAAAATAAAAAATGGAATCATCAATCTTAAAGAACAGTTAGTAGAAGGAGGCTTAGAAAAATCAGCACAAGCAATTATGACGACAGATACTTATCCAAAATGTAAAATATGCAAAGTCGGTAATGCTACACTAGTTGGTATTGCAAAAGGTTCTGGCATGATAGAGCCGAATATGGCTACGATGTTATCCTACTTTGTAACAGATGCAGAAATTCCAGCCGCGACTTTACAAACAATTTTTAAAGAAGCCGTCAATCATTCATTTAACATGGTAAGTGTTGATACCGATACGAGTACAAGTGACACAGTAGCCATTATGGCGAATGGATTAGCAGGGAAAGTGGATATCAAGCAATTTACTGAAGCGTTAAATAACATGAGCATTGACTTGGCAAAAGAAATTGCCCGTGATGGGGAAGGCGCTACAAAATTAGTTGAAGTCACTGTCAATGCGTCATCGAGCTTTGCACAAGCAAAAAAAGTGGCTAAAAGTATTGTGAATTCGCCACTCGTGAAAACCGCTATTTTTGGAAAAGATGCCAATTGGGGACGTATAGCCATGGCGATTGGTAAATGTGAAGATGAAGTAGACCTTAATCCTGAAAACATCTCCATCTATTTTGGTGAAACGTTAATTTATCAAGGGAAACCAATCGATACCGTCGATTTATCTGTCATCCAAGAGTATCTTGAGAATTCTGAAATCCAGATTAAAGTATCTCTCGGATTAGGCAAGGAAGAAGCTACTGTATGGGGTTGTGATTTGTCCTATGACTATGTGAAAATTAATGGTTCCTATACAACATAA
- a CDS encoding DNA polymerase IV — MHKGRIILHIDLNCFYASVEQIYDPSLKGKPIAIAGNPKERRGIVITCSYEARKSGVYTTMNVGEARRKCADLIVLPPNFERYRAASKAFFSLLKEYSEILQPVSIDEGYMQLPMVEGQNVMDLIQGIQDRIWNELQLPCSIGVAPNKFLAKMASDMKKPMGITILRKRDVPSILWPLNVIEMHGIGKSTAEKLKKLGIQTIGELAVADERLLKQQFGINGVRMKQKANGEDDRPVDPEAIYDTKSVGNSTTLSHDTTDRDELYKLITTLSEKVADRLNAKKLAGVTVSILIRTANWKTYTRSKSVNNAIFLKEDIIEHAWSLFQKHWNEEPVRLLGVTISNVSNMKEMTQQLTFFNFEEHIKEEPILKVVDEIEERFGKGIIKRGADIAKRSSFQSQTSFSKDFLDDLK; from the coding sequence ATGCATAAAGGAAGAATTATTTTGCATATTGACCTAAATTGCTTTTATGCCTCAGTGGAACAAATTTACGATCCCTCATTAAAAGGAAAACCAATCGCCATTGCAGGTAATCCAAAAGAGCGTAGAGGTATCGTGATTACATGTAGCTATGAAGCTAGAAAAAGTGGTGTTTATACAACGATGAATGTCGGTGAGGCAAGAAGAAAGTGTGCCGATTTAATTGTTCTGCCACCGAATTTTGAGCGATATAGAGCAGCTTCAAAAGCATTTTTTAGCTTATTGAAAGAATATAGTGAAATTCTTCAACCAGTTTCTATTGATGAAGGGTATATGCAATTGCCGATGGTAGAAGGTCAAAATGTAATGGACCTTATACAAGGCATACAAGACCGCATTTGGAACGAACTACAATTGCCTTGTTCAATAGGTGTTGCACCGAATAAGTTTTTAGCGAAAATGGCAAGCGATATGAAAAAGCCGATGGGAATTACCATATTACGTAAGCGTGATGTACCATCTATACTGTGGCCATTGAATGTCATAGAAATGCATGGAATTGGGAAAAGCACAGCCGAGAAGTTGAAAAAGTTGGGTATACAAACAATTGGAGAATTAGCTGTGGCGGATGAACGGCTATTAAAGCAACAATTTGGCATCAATGGTGTTCGTATGAAACAGAAGGCGAATGGTGAGGATGATCGACCTGTTGATCCCGAGGCAATATATGATACGAAAAGTGTAGGGAACTCGACAACACTTTCGCACGATACGACGGATAGAGATGAATTATATAAACTTATTACTACACTTTCTGAAAAGGTAGCGGATCGATTAAATGCTAAAAAACTTGCTGGCGTCACGGTGAGTATTTTAATCCGTACAGCTAATTGGAAAACCTATACGCGCAGTAAATCGGTCAACAATGCTATTTTTTTAAAAGAAGATATTATTGAACATGCATGGAGCCTTTTTCAAAAACATTGGAATGAGGAGCCTGTCCGATTATTAGGCGTAACCATTTCAAATGTCAGCAATATGAAAGAAATGACACAGCAATTAACATTTTTTAATTTTGAAGAGCATATCAAAGAGGAGCCAATTTTAAAGGTAGTGGATGAGATAGAAGAACGATTTGGCAAAGGCATCATTAAAAGAGGAGCAGATATTGCAAAACGATCATCTTTTCAATCACAGACGAGCTTTAGTAAAGATTTTTTAGATGATCTTAAATAA
- a CDS encoding GNAT family N-acetyltransferase, with protein sequence MIYSKTAKTIETERLLLRLFQESDAQAVSNYCNNYNIYKSTLNLPYPYSLECALTWIANHEKHYDLDTMYEFAITDKQSGQLYGAIGISNHPQYKNGEIAYWIGEEHWGNGYATEAAKALIDFVFTEKNYHRVYARYFKSNPASGKIMEKCGMRYEGTLKDHIYKNNTFEDIVFYGIINPKE encoded by the coding sequence ATGATCTATAGTAAAACGGCCAAAACAATAGAAACAGAGCGCTTACTGCTTCGTCTATTTCAGGAATCAGATGCACAAGCAGTCAGCAATTATTGTAATAATTATAATATCTATAAAAGCACATTAAATTTACCTTACCCCTATTCATTAGAATGTGCACTCACATGGATTGCAAATCATGAAAAGCATTATGATCTAGATACTATGTATGAATTTGCTATAACAGACAAACAAAGTGGACAGTTATATGGGGCAATCGGTATTTCCAATCATCCACAATATAAAAATGGTGAAATTGCCTATTGGATTGGTGAAGAGCATTGGGGCAATGGCTATGCAACCGAAGCCGCTAAAGCACTAATTGATTTTGTATTTACAGAGAAAAACTATCATCGTGTTTATGCTCGCTATTTTAAATCAAATCCCGCTTCTGGTAAGATTATGGAAAAGTGTGGTATGCGTTATGAAGGTACTTTAAAAGATCATATTTATAAAAATAATACATTTGAAGATATTGTTTTTTACGGAATTATTAACCCAAAAGAATAA
- a CDS encoding YkuS family protein produces MSKIIGVEQSLSNVEDALKAKGYEVIQLRNEADAKKCDACVITGQDRDVMGISDPIMAGPIIDAAGLSADEVIQRVDQYFH; encoded by the coding sequence ATGTCTAAAATTATTGGTGTTGAACAATCATTATCAAACGTAGAAGATGCTTTAAAAGCAAAAGGGTATGAAGTGATTCAGCTTCGTAATGAAGCAGATGCAAAAAAATGTGATGCTTGCGTAATTACAGGACAAGATAGAGATGTCATGGGCATTAGTGATCCTATTATGGCAGGTCCTATTATCGATGCAGCTGGGCTTTCCGCTGATGAAGTAATACAACGTGTAGATCAATATTTCCATTAA
- a CDS encoding GNAT family N-acetyltransferase has translation MEILHATMDELEDVTVLFDEYRQFYGLESDISNAKAFIQLRMALKESIIFIAVENGKSIGFAQLYPTFSSIALQRAYILNDIYVTDEARGQGVGTALMEKVFQYCEQQSARYVTLQTAADNVHARKLYENLNMIQDQYCNYVKYFG, from the coding sequence ATGGAAATACTTCACGCAACAATGGATGAATTAGAAGATGTAACAGTGCTATTTGATGAGTATCGGCAGTTTTATGGACTAGAATCGGATATTAGTAATGCCAAAGCATTTATCCAATTACGGATGGCTTTAAAAGAATCCATTATTTTTATTGCTGTGGAAAATGGGAAATCAATAGGGTTTGCACAACTGTACCCAACGTTTTCTTCTATCGCATTACAGCGTGCTTATATACTAAATGATATCTATGTAACGGATGAAGCGAGGGGCCAAGGGGTAGGCACAGCATTGATGGAAAAAGTGTTTCAATATTGTGAGCAGCAATCGGCACGTTATGTGACATTGCAAACCGCTGCTGACAATGTACATGCGCGTAAATTATATGAAAATCTGAATATGATACAAGATCAATATTGTAATTATGTAAAGTATTTTGGTTAA